Proteins encoded together in one Papaver somniferum cultivar HN1 unplaced genomic scaffold, ASM357369v1 unplaced-scaffold_21, whole genome shotgun sequence window:
- the LOC113340302 gene encoding RNA polymerase II transcriptional coactivator KELP-like, producing the protein MEEENNKDEIKKTVTEILKTSDINVMTESKIRKLAGEKLGFDLSGKQEKKFIREIVNEFLVQKEEEVQEKGKQQVEDEEEKEEEEEEEKEKKRPRVSAKEYEDNGDLIICQLSSRRKVTIQEFKGKALVSIREYYEKDGKELPSTKGISLTAEQWSTFSKSVPGIEQAIKKMQTRSR; encoded by the exons atggaagaagaaaacaacaaagatgaaatcAAGAAGACAGTGACAGAGATACTGAAAACTTCAGACATAAATGTAATGACTGAAtccaaaatcagaaaattagcTGGAGAAAAACTTGGGTTTGATTTATCAGGTAAACAAGAGAAGAAATTTATTAGGGAAATTGTTAATGAATTTCTCGTtcagaaagaagaagaagttcaagaaaaaggaaaacaacaagtagaagatgaagaagaaaaggaggaagaagaagaagaagagaaggagaagaaaagacCAAGGGTTTCTGCTAAAGAATATGAAGATAATGGTGATCTTATTATTTGCCAG cTATCGAGTCGAAGGAAGGTGACAATTCAAGAGTTTAAAGGGAAGGCGTTGGTGTCAATAAGGGAATACTATGAAAAAGATGGAAAGGAGCTTCCTTCTACTAAAG GGATAAGCCTAACAGCGGAACAATGGTCTACTTTCAGTAAATCCGTCCCTGGAATTGAGCAAGCCATTAAGAAGATGCAGACAAGGTCTCGGTAA
- the LOC113339278 gene encoding protein DEFECTIVE IN MERISTEM SILENCING 3-like isoform X1, with product MYTPNLHHHPIHVNVTPLQVQDPSSMDFNNSVSPGGGVYMQNASPGVAGAAFMQNVTPGVGGVLMHNASPGVGGAAFMQNASLGVGGAAYMQNASPGAGGAHMQNGNFSNPGTVVDITKRLQDELAKIGLKIKAHEENLRFLKKETDNVDESILDLQVTLGKHQSENDGTAGNDDSTHIQTEENTVQQILKQEKSAAGVICQLKTHHATQASNLPLTKDVLGIVATLGHVDDDNLSRLLSEFLGLEKIMAIVCMTYEGVKSIELYEKEGKISKGSGIHGLGASIAKPVDGRFEVICLEGLRPYVGDIVSDDPQRKLALMKPRLPNGECPPGFLGFAVNMINLDHSYLSYVTASGHGLRETLFYSLFSRLQVYRTRAEMLLALPFICDGAMSLDGGMVRSAGMLVLGDRKDMEVRFPLTSPTKKMALNYLDTEEKLKLKKWEKERILEDVQREQQLLIHVKQSFESKRQEFVKNLAESSSRITQQQFQSGSRSSTPR from the exons ATGTATACACCTAATCTTCACCATCATCCG ATTCATGTTAACGTAACACCATTACAAGTTCAAGACCCGTCGTCGATGGATTTCAATAACAGTGTGAGTCCTGGTGGAGGAGTTTATATGCAAAATGCAAGTCCTGGAGTTGCAGGAGCTGCATTTATGCAGAATGTGACTCCTGGAGTTGGAGGAGTTCTAATGCACAATGCGAGTCCTGGAGTTGGAGGAGCTGCTTTTATGCAAAATGCAAGTCTCGGTGTTGGAGGAGCTGCTTATATGCAAAATGCAAGTCCTGGAGCTGGAGGAGCTCACATGCAAAATGGAAATTTCAGTAACCCGGGAACTGTCGTGGACATTACTAAG AGATTACAAGATGAACTGGCGAAGATAGGGCTTAAAATCAAAGCTCACGAGGAGAATCTGAGATTCCTTAAGAAAGAGACAGACAATGTAGATGAATCCATTCTTGATTTACAAG TTACTCTTGGGAAgcatcagtctgagaatgatggTACCGCAGGAAATGACGACTCAACCCACATTCAGACTGAGGAAAACACGGTTCAGCAGATATTGAAGCAGGAGAAGTCTGCGGCTGGTGTAATATGTCAGCTGAAAACTCACCATGCAACGCAGGCATCAAATCTACCCTTAACCAAGGATGTGCTGGGTATTGTAGCTACTCTCGGCCATGTGGATGATGATAACCTTAGCAG ACTTTTATCGGAGTTCTTAGGGTTAGAAAAGATAATGGCAATTGTATGCATGACCTACGAGGGTGTCAAATCTATCGAATTATATGAAAAGGAAGGAAAAATCAGTAAGGGTTCTGGTATACATGGTCTTGGAGCATCGATTGCAAAACCCGTGGATGGAAGATTTGAAGTCATCTGTCTTGAAGGTTTAAG ACCCTATGTCGGTGATATAGTTTCTGATGACCCACAACGGAAGCTTGCTCTTATGAAACCAAGATTACCAAATGGGGAGTGTCCACCTGGATTTCTTGGCTTTGCTGTAAATATGATCAATTTGGACCATTCATACTTGTCCTATGTAACAGCCAGTGGTCATGGTCTTCGAGAGACCTTATTCTATAGCCTTTTCTCTCGCCTCCAAGTGTATAGAACTCGAGCAGAAATGTTACTTGCCCTTCCTTTTATATGTGATGGAGCCATGTCTCTGGATGGTGGGATGGTTAGGAGTGCTGGAATGTTGGTCCTTGGTGATAG GAAAGACATGGAGGTTAGATTCCCGCTTACTTCTCCAACGAAGAAAATGGCTTTAAACTACTTGGATACTGAAGAAAAGTTGAAACTGAAGAAATGGGAGAAGGAAAGGATTTTGGAGGATGTTCAAAGAGAACAACAGTTATTGATCCACGTGAAACAAAGTTTTGAATCTAAACGGCAAGAATTTGTTAAGAATCTTGCTGAAAGCTCATCCCGCATAACTCAG CAGCAATTCCAGTCAGGAAGTAGAAGCAGCACCCCAAGATGA
- the LOC113339278 gene encoding protein DEFECTIVE IN MERISTEM SILENCING 3-like isoform X2 — MYTPNLHHHPIHVNVTPLQVQDPSSMDFNNSVSPGGGVYMQNASPGVAGAAFMQNVTPGVGGVLMHNASPGVGGAAFMQNASLGVGGAAYMQNASPGAGGAHMQNGNFSNPGTVVDITKRLQDELAKIGLKIKAHEENLRFLKKETDNVDESILDLQVTLGKHQSENDGTAGNDDSTHIQTEENTVQQILKQEKSAAGVICQLKTHHATQASNLPLTKDVLGIVATLGHVDDDNLSRLLSEFLGLEKIMAIVCMTYEGVKSIELYEKEGKISKGSGIHGLGASIAKPVDGRFEVICLEGLRPYVGDIVSDDPQRKLALMKPRLPNGECPPGFLGFAVNMINLDHSYLSYVTASGHGLRETLFYSLFSRLQVYRTRAEMLLALPFICDGAMSLDGGMVRSAGMLVLGDRKDMEVRFPLTSPTKKMALNYLDTEEKLKLKKWEKERILEDVQREQQLLIHVKQSFESKRQEFVKNLAESSSRITQQFQSGSRSSTPR; from the exons ATGTATACACCTAATCTTCACCATCATCCG ATTCATGTTAACGTAACACCATTACAAGTTCAAGACCCGTCGTCGATGGATTTCAATAACAGTGTGAGTCCTGGTGGAGGAGTTTATATGCAAAATGCAAGTCCTGGAGTTGCAGGAGCTGCATTTATGCAGAATGTGACTCCTGGAGTTGGAGGAGTTCTAATGCACAATGCGAGTCCTGGAGTTGGAGGAGCTGCTTTTATGCAAAATGCAAGTCTCGGTGTTGGAGGAGCTGCTTATATGCAAAATGCAAGTCCTGGAGCTGGAGGAGCTCACATGCAAAATGGAAATTTCAGTAACCCGGGAACTGTCGTGGACATTACTAAG AGATTACAAGATGAACTGGCGAAGATAGGGCTTAAAATCAAAGCTCACGAGGAGAATCTGAGATTCCTTAAGAAAGAGACAGACAATGTAGATGAATCCATTCTTGATTTACAAG TTACTCTTGGGAAgcatcagtctgagaatgatggTACCGCAGGAAATGACGACTCAACCCACATTCAGACTGAGGAAAACACGGTTCAGCAGATATTGAAGCAGGAGAAGTCTGCGGCTGGTGTAATATGTCAGCTGAAAACTCACCATGCAACGCAGGCATCAAATCTACCCTTAACCAAGGATGTGCTGGGTATTGTAGCTACTCTCGGCCATGTGGATGATGATAACCTTAGCAG ACTTTTATCGGAGTTCTTAGGGTTAGAAAAGATAATGGCAATTGTATGCATGACCTACGAGGGTGTCAAATCTATCGAATTATATGAAAAGGAAGGAAAAATCAGTAAGGGTTCTGGTATACATGGTCTTGGAGCATCGATTGCAAAACCCGTGGATGGAAGATTTGAAGTCATCTGTCTTGAAGGTTTAAG ACCCTATGTCGGTGATATAGTTTCTGATGACCCACAACGGAAGCTTGCTCTTATGAAACCAAGATTACCAAATGGGGAGTGTCCACCTGGATTTCTTGGCTTTGCTGTAAATATGATCAATTTGGACCATTCATACTTGTCCTATGTAACAGCCAGTGGTCATGGTCTTCGAGAGACCTTATTCTATAGCCTTTTCTCTCGCCTCCAAGTGTATAGAACTCGAGCAGAAATGTTACTTGCCCTTCCTTTTATATGTGATGGAGCCATGTCTCTGGATGGTGGGATGGTTAGGAGTGCTGGAATGTTGGTCCTTGGTGATAG GAAAGACATGGAGGTTAGATTCCCGCTTACTTCTCCAACGAAGAAAATGGCTTTAAACTACTTGGATACTGAAGAAAAGTTGAAACTGAAGAAATGGGAGAAGGAAAGGATTTTGGAGGATGTTCAAAGAGAACAACAGTTATTGATCCACGTGAAACAAAGTTTTGAATCTAAACGGCAAGAATTTGTTAAGAATCTTGCTGAAAGCTCATCCCGCATAACTCAG CAATTCCAGTCAGGAAGTAGAAGCAGCACCCCAAGATGA
- the LOC113339543 gene encoding uncharacterized protein LOC113339543 codes for MATNPFATVIDREQETDFLLRENKCLIWGKNNKRLQRVNEGRHPETANELFNLRHASLRNVVERIFGIFKSRFTIFKSAPPFPYETQAHIVLACVGMHNFLRKECRSDEFPPEEDDDSSSSDDDDDEDLDPTIQSQQRQRADANK; via the exons ATGGCAACAAACCCATTTGCTACTGTGATTGATCGG GAACAAGAGACAGATTTTTTATTACGTGAAAAT AAATGTCTGATATGggggaagaacaacaagaggttGCAAAGAGTAAACGAAGGTCGTCATCCTGAAACTGccaatgagttgttcaatcttcgcCATGCTTCATTAAGAAATGTAGTTGAACGAATATTTGGTATATTTAAATCTCGTTTCACTATCTTTAAATCGGCACCTCCATTTCCATATGAGACACAAGCACATATTGTATTAGCTTGTGTTGGGatgcataattttcttcgaaaagAATGTCGATCAGATGAATTTCCacctgaagaggatgatgattctTCGTCttcggatgatgatgatgatgaagatttggATCCAACTATTCAAAGTCAACAACGTCAGCGTGCAGATGCAAATAAATGA